A single region of the Pseudomonas granadensis genome encodes:
- the nrdR gene encoding transcriptional regulator NrdR, producing the protein MHCPFCGANDTKVIDSRLVAEGEQVRRRRECLACGERFTTFETAELVLPRLIKTDGSRQPFDEEKLRAGMQRALEKRPVSVERLESSLAHIKHKLRATGEREVKSLVVGELVMAELQKLDEVAYIRFASVYKRFQDLNEFREEIDRLAREPVQE; encoded by the coding sequence ATGCACTGTCCCTTCTGCGGTGCCAACGACACCAAGGTCATCGACTCGCGTCTGGTCGCCGAGGGCGAACAGGTGCGCCGCCGGCGTGAATGCCTGGCCTGCGGCGAACGTTTCACGACGTTCGAGACGGCCGAACTGGTGTTGCCGCGCCTGATCAAAACCGACGGCAGCCGTCAGCCGTTCGACGAAGAAAAACTCCGTGCCGGCATGCAGCGCGCGCTGGAGAAACGTCCGGTGAGCGTCGAGCGCCTCGAATCCTCTCTGGCCCACATCAAGCACAAGCTGCGTGCCACCGGCGAGCGCGAGGTCAAATCCCTCGTCGTCGGTGAGCTGGTGATGGCCGAACTGCAAAAGCTCGATGAAGTCGCCTACATCCGTTTCGCCTCGGTGTACAAGCGCTTCCAGGACCTCAACGAGTTCCGCGAAGAGATCGACCGCCTCGCCCGCGAACCGGTGCAAGAATGA
- a CDS encoding YbaY family lipoprotein, with amino-acid sequence MPLRPLVLLSLFSLLVACGSDAPKPQPPTPGPAPQQAQKKAKEAAELGPLPAYQRELSGTLQGVPAGAEVELALLVIDEKDRPQQLLASSSLIGTNQLLPFRLRFNPEAFPAGARVELRGRASQSGQLILHLPSQTITQPTTQALGQLQFVKAP; translated from the coding sequence ATGCCGTTACGTCCGCTCGTATTGCTCAGTCTTTTCAGCCTGCTGGTGGCCTGTGGCAGCGACGCGCCCAAGCCCCAGCCGCCAACGCCAGGTCCAGCGCCACAGCAGGCACAGAAAAAAGCCAAAGAGGCCGCCGAACTCGGCCCGCTGCCGGCCTATCAACGGGAGCTGAGCGGCACCCTGCAAGGCGTACCCGCCGGGGCCGAAGTCGAGCTGGCGCTGCTGGTGATCGATGAAAAGGATCGCCCGCAACAATTGCTTGCCAGCTCGAGCCTGATCGGCACCAATCAACTGCTGCCGTTTCGCCTGCGCTTCAACCCCGAGGCCTTCCCGGCCGGTGCGCGGGTTGAGCTGCGTGGTCGCGCCAGCCAGTCCGGTCAGTTGATCCTGCACCTGCCGTCGCAGACCATTACTCAGCCAACCACCCAGGCGCTGGGCCAACTGCAATTTGTCAAAGCCCCATGA
- a CDS encoding class I SAM-dependent methyltransferase, with the protein MTAPLDLQRALGELLGDARLKACSLPGTDLQLWLIDGDNMAREFSQEETQRILHEPPYWSFCWASGLAVARYLAEFPEWVLGKRVLDFGAGSGIAGIAAVKAGALEVVACDLDPLAIAACRANAMLNDVEMSYSTDFFAEADRFDLILVADVLYDRANLPLLDAFLSRGREALVADSRVRDFRHPLYQRIEMLEAMTLPDLAEPEEFRHVSLYHARR; encoded by the coding sequence ATGACGGCACCGCTCGACCTGCAACGGGCGCTGGGTGAACTGCTTGGCGACGCCCGCCTCAAAGCCTGCTCGTTGCCCGGCACCGATTTGCAGTTGTGGCTGATCGACGGCGACAACATGGCCCGCGAATTCAGCCAGGAAGAGACCCAGCGCATCCTGCACGAGCCGCCCTACTGGAGTTTCTGCTGGGCCAGCGGGCTGGCGGTGGCGCGCTATCTGGCGGAGTTTCCCGAGTGGGTGCTCGGCAAGCGCGTGCTGGATTTCGGCGCCGGTTCCGGGATTGCCGGGATCGCGGCGGTGAAAGCCGGCGCGCTGGAAGTGGTGGCCTGCGATCTCGATCCACTGGCGATTGCAGCGTGTCGGGCGAATGCCATGTTGAATGATGTCGAGATGAGTTACTCGACCGACTTCTTCGCCGAGGCCGATCGCTTCGATCTGATTCTGGTCGCGGACGTGCTGTATGACCGGGCGAATCTGCCGCTGCTCGATGCGTTTCTCAGTCGCGGGCGCGAGGCGCTGGTGGCCGATTCACGGGTGCGGGATTTTCGCCATCCGTTGTATCAACGGATCGAGATGCTCGAGGCGATGACCCTCCCCGATCTGGCCGAGCCCGAAGAATTCAGACATGTCAGCCTCTACCATGCGCGGCGCTAG
- the trxA gene encoding thioredoxin, with amino-acid sequence MSEQTPYIFDATTADFDQSVIEASFNKPVLVDFWAEWCAPCKALMPMLQGIAQSYQGELLLAKVNCDVEQDIVARFGIRSLPTVVLFKDGQPVDGFAGAQPESAVRALLEPHVQMPPPAAADPFEQAQALFDDGRYADAESALVAMLQEDNSNAKALILYARCLTERGELSEAQTVLDAVKSDEHKAALAGAKAQIQFLGLARDLPDAAELKSRLAQNPQDDEAAYQLAIQQLARQQYEAALEALLKLFIRNRSYGEGLPHKTLLQVFELLGNDHPLVTAYRRKVFAALY; translated from the coding sequence ATGAGTGAGCAAACGCCGTACATCTTCGACGCCACGACGGCCGATTTCGACCAGTCGGTGATCGAGGCTTCTTTCAACAAACCGGTGCTGGTGGATTTCTGGGCCGAATGGTGCGCGCCGTGCAAGGCGCTGATGCCGATGTTGCAAGGCATCGCCCAGAGCTATCAGGGCGAGTTGCTGCTGGCCAAGGTCAATTGCGACGTCGAGCAGGACATCGTCGCCCGCTTCGGCATTCGCAGCCTGCCGACCGTGGTGCTGTTCAAAGACGGTCAACCGGTCGACGGTTTTGCCGGTGCGCAACCGGAATCCGCGGTGCGCGCGCTGCTCGAACCTCACGTGCAAATGCCGCCACCGGCCGCTGCCGACCCGTTCGAACAGGCTCAGGCGCTGTTCGATGACGGGCGCTACGCCGACGCCGAATCAGCGCTGGTAGCCATGCTCCAGGAGGACAACAGCAACGCCAAGGCACTGATTCTGTATGCACGCTGCCTGACCGAGCGCGGTGAACTGAGTGAAGCGCAGACCGTGCTCGACGCGGTCAAGAGTGACGAGCACAAAGCCGCACTGGCTGGCGCCAAGGCGCAGATCCAGTTCCTCGGGCTGGCCCGCGACCTGCCTGACGCCGCCGAGCTGAAAAGCCGTCTGGCGCAAAACCCGCAGGACGATGAAGCGGCCTATCAATTGGCGATCCAGCAACTGGCGCGTCAACAGTACGAAGCGGCGCTGGAAGCCCTGCTCAAACTGTTCATCCGCAATCGCAGCTACGGCGAAGGCTTGCCGCACAAGACCCTGCTGCAAGTGTTCGAGCTGCTCGGCAACGATCATCCGCTGGTGACCGCTTATCGCCGCAAGGTCTTCGCTGCGCTGTACTAA